In Desulfatirhabdium butyrativorans DSM 18734, one genomic interval encodes:
- a CDS encoding 2-oxoglutarate dehydrogenase E1 component: MNEALNREYIESQYLLWKTAPERLPEDWRYFFEGFEMGLARSQTPVCDEAALARQARVEALVHRYRDMGHMLACMDPLTACPISHPLLEPAALGIGADEEDLPVRFAVSTFSGTTTIRDLVKALKDTYCRTIGVEYMHLQNPEEREWLQGRMEPSRNRTALDGETRKRILRKLLEADSFERFLNKTYVGVTRFSIEGADTLVPVLDRLCSRAAAGGCGEVILGMAHRGRLNVLAHIFEKPYEDIFIEFEHCYDPAHVSGYGDVKYHNGYLNDITHEGHPLRLFMVPNPSHLEAVDPVVEGIARARQDALGSVDLALPVLIHGDAAFAGQGIVAEVLNMSQLEGYRTGGTLHIVVNNQIGYTTLPADARSSRYATDVAKGIMAPIFHVHGEDPEAACYATTLALDYRNRFHKDVVIDLVCYRRHGHNEGDDPYFTQPQMVERIRSRPTVAAVYEEVLRQAGVIEAEEVSRQREDIGNRLDAAYQSVHGTVCAFPQPRFYEHLQEQKASANAPGAMPVSEDQLLRYARTICTVPEGFMPPPKLVALLQKRLQAMETDTGIDWAFAETLAFASLLDTGISVRLSGQDVRRGTFSQRHCALTDIHTEKRIFPLQAVARPPAVFQAFDSLLAEPSVLGFEYGYSLLRPDCLTIWEAQFGDFVNNAQSIIDLFIASGETKWHQQSPLVVLLPHGLEGLGPEHSSARPERLLQLCAGNNIQVCQPTTPAQFFHLLRGQATGFSDRKPLFVLTPKSLLRAAQAVSRREAFAGGSFEDVLVDGPGGKTERVLLCSGKIAYELIERCKSRGRDDVAIVRMERLYPFDGAAFAAKTASISSASRWFWVQDEPENMGAYRFMAPLIEAIIGQKLRYAGRDASPSPATGYPRVFKMEQEAVFEKALA, encoded by the coding sequence ATGAACGAAGCGCTGAACCGGGAATATATCGAATCGCAGTACCTTCTCTGGAAGACGGCGCCCGAGCGGCTTCCGGAGGACTGGCGGTATTTTTTCGAGGGATTTGAAATGGGACTGGCCAGGAGCCAGACCCCGGTATGCGACGAGGCGGCTCTTGCCAGGCAGGCTCGCGTAGAAGCCCTCGTTCACCGGTACCGGGACATGGGGCACATGCTGGCCTGCATGGATCCGCTGACTGCCTGCCCCATATCCCATCCCTTGCTCGAACCCGCCGCTCTCGGCATCGGTGCCGACGAAGAAGACTTGCCGGTTCGTTTTGCCGTGTCCACATTTTCCGGTACAACGACGATTCGGGACCTGGTAAAAGCTCTGAAAGACACGTACTGCCGGACCATCGGCGTGGAATACATGCATCTGCAGAATCCCGAAGAGCGGGAATGGCTTCAGGGCCGTATGGAGCCAAGCCGCAACCGTACCGCTTTGGATGGGGAAACCCGGAAACGGATTCTTCGAAAACTCTTGGAGGCGGACAGTTTTGAGCGTTTCCTGAACAAAACCTATGTGGGTGTGACCCGGTTTTCGATTGAAGGGGCCGATACCCTGGTCCCGGTGCTCGATCGGCTGTGTAGCCGGGCTGCGGCTGGGGGATGCGGTGAAGTCATTCTCGGCATGGCTCATCGAGGCAGGCTCAATGTGTTGGCTCATATCTTCGAAAAACCCTATGAAGACATTTTTATCGAATTCGAGCACTGCTACGATCCGGCGCATGTGAGCGGTTACGGAGATGTCAAATACCACAATGGGTACCTGAATGACATCACCCATGAAGGGCATCCGCTGCGGTTGTTCATGGTTCCCAATCCGAGTCATCTCGAGGCCGTCGATCCGGTCGTGGAAGGGATTGCCCGGGCCAGACAGGATGCGCTCGGTTCCGTTGACCTGGCGCTTCCGGTGTTGATTCACGGGGATGCCGCCTTCGCCGGTCAGGGGATCGTGGCGGAAGTGCTCAACATGAGCCAGCTTGAAGGGTATCGAACAGGCGGCACCCTGCATATCGTCGTCAACAACCAGATCGGTTACACCACCTTGCCTGCGGATGCCCGTTCGAGCCGATATGCAACGGATGTGGCCAAGGGAATCATGGCCCCGATTTTCCATGTTCACGGAGAGGACCCCGAGGCTGCGTGCTATGCAACTACCCTTGCGCTTGACTATCGAAACCGCTTTCACAAGGATGTCGTCATCGATTTGGTCTGCTACAGGCGACATGGCCACAACGAGGGAGACGATCCGTATTTCACCCAGCCGCAAATGGTGGAGCGCATCCGGAGCCGCCCGACGGTTGCGGCTGTTTATGAAGAAGTGCTCCGCCAGGCGGGCGTGATCGAAGCGGAGGAGGTGAGCAGGCAGCGCGAAGATATCGGGAACCGGCTCGATGCCGCCTATCAATCGGTTCATGGAACGGTCTGTGCGTTTCCGCAGCCCCGCTTTTACGAACATCTGCAAGAGCAGAAGGCTTCGGCGAATGCGCCAGGCGCAATGCCCGTTTCCGAAGACCAATTGCTTCGGTACGCAAGGACCATTTGTACCGTTCCGGAAGGTTTTATGCCCCCTCCCAAGCTGGTTGCCCTTCTTCAAAAACGGCTTCAGGCAATGGAGACGGACACGGGCATCGACTGGGCGTTTGCCGAGACACTGGCTTTCGCATCGCTTCTGGATACCGGCATTTCGGTAAGGCTGAGCGGGCAGGATGTGCGGCGCGGCACGTTCAGCCAGCGGCATTGCGCGTTGACGGACATCCATACCGAAAAGCGGATTTTCCCGCTCCAGGCTGTGGCGAGGCCGCCTGCCGTTTTCCAGGCCTTTGACAGTTTGCTGGCCGAACCCAGTGTTCTGGGCTTCGAATATGGCTATTCCCTGCTGCGCCCCGATTGCCTCACCATATGGGAGGCCCAGTTCGGGGATTTCGTCAACAATGCCCAGTCCATCATCGATCTGTTCATCGCCAGCGGCGAGACCAAGTGGCATCAGCAGAGCCCTCTTGTGGTCCTGCTGCCTCATGGGCTGGAAGGACTCGGTCCGGAGCATTCGAGCGCCAGACCCGAGCGGCTGTTGCAGCTTTGCGCCGGAAACAACATTCAAGTCTGCCAGCCCACCACACCGGCCCAGTTCTTTCATCTGCTGCGGGGCCAGGCAACGGGTTTTTCGGACCGGAAACCGCTCTTCGTGCTGACGCCCAAGAGCCTGCTTCGGGCGGCCCAGGCCGTATCCAGGAGGGAAGCATTCGCGGGCGGTTCTTTCGAGGATGTTTTGGTGGATGGGCCGGGGGGAAAGACGGAGCGGGTGCTGCTGTGCAGCGGGAAAATCGCCTATGAGCTGATCGAAAGGTGCAAAAGCCGGGGAAGAGACGATGTGGCCATCGTTCGGATGGAGCGGCTCTATCCCTTCGATGGAGCGGCCTTTGCCGCAAAAACCGCCTCCATTTCGTCAGCATCCCGCTGGTTCTGGGTTCAGGATGAGCCCGAGAACATGGGCGCTTACCGGTTCATGGCGCCGCTCATCGAGGCAATCATCGGGCAAAAGCTGCGCTATGCCGGAAGGGACGCCTCGCCATCGCCAGCCACTGGCTATCCGAGAGTTTTTAAAATGGAACAGGAGGCCGTTTTCGAGAAAGCTTTGGCCTGA
- a CDS encoding nucleotidyltransferase family protein, whose translation MERSNLSAIVLSAGMSSRIGGFKPLLPLAGKTLLEHVLSLYRSVGISDIRVVAGYRGDELIPPAERFGARVVFNPDFQTGMFSSVVAGIVDLSPGCSGFFIHPVDIPLVRCETLIALRKAFQQGKSSVYYPSFQERRGHPPLISAIHVKAIQSWHGRGGLRMFLRNHQDDATDVPVGDPFILKDIDTPEDYAWALNFMVPERKPMIPARIRPKLSRKRPPVPF comes from the coding sequence ATGGAACGATCCAACCTGAGCGCCATCGTCCTCTCGGCCGGAATGTCCTCCCGGATCGGCGGCTTCAAGCCGCTGTTGCCGTTGGCCGGCAAAACACTCCTGGAACATGTCCTGTCGCTGTACCGGTCTGTGGGAATTTCGGATATCCGGGTAGTAGCCGGTTATCGCGGCGATGAGCTGATACCGCCTGCCGAGCGTTTCGGGGCCAGGGTGGTTTTCAATCCGGATTTTCAAACAGGCATGTTCTCATCGGTTGTCGCAGGCATCGTCGATTTGTCTCCCGGATGCAGCGGCTTTTTCATTCATCCGGTGGATATTCCCCTGGTCAGATGCGAAACGCTGATTGCCTTGCGGAAGGCTTTTCAACAGGGTAAATCAAGCGTTTATTACCCTTCTTTTCAAGAACGCCGAGGGCATCCGCCCCTGATCTCGGCCATCCATGTCAAAGCCATTCAATCCTGGCATGGACGTGGCGGCCTTCGCATGTTTCTGAGGAATCATCAGGATGACGCAACGGATGTGCCTGTGGGGGATCCATTCATCCTGAAAGATATTGATACGCCAGAGGACTATGCGTGGGCGCTTAACTTCATGGTGCCTGAACGGAAACCCATGATTCCCGCCCGCATCAGGCCAAAGCTTTCTCGAAAACGGCCTCCTGTTCCATTTTAA
- a CDS encoding ExbD/TolR family protein, which yields MEIERRKRRHSHIDIAPLVDVVFNLLLFFMLTFNMALDQTIPIRLPQSTTADDLSASRIVVTISRDGLIRLRNQAIPIEALSAVLRQQPGWSPDVPVHIRSDREAAVGLLVAVIDSVRHSGSKNFQVVTEKSLPGGQ from the coding sequence ATGGAGATTGAGCGGCGCAAGCGGCGTCACAGCCATATCGACATCGCACCGCTTGTCGATGTCGTTTTCAATCTGCTGCTGTTTTTCATGCTGACCTTCAACATGGCGCTGGATCAGACCATTCCCATCCGTCTGCCCCAGTCCACCACCGCCGATGACCTCTCGGCCAGCCGCATCGTCGTGACGATCTCGCGGGATGGTCTCATCCGGCTCCGGAACCAGGCCATCCCCATCGAGGCGCTGTCGGCGGTTCTCCGCCAGCAGCCCGGCTGGAGCCCGGATGTGCCTGTCCATATCCGTTCTGACCGGGAGGCTGCCGTCGGACTTCTGGTCGCAGTCATTGACAGCGTCCGGCATTCAGGCTCAAAGAACTTTCAGGTCGTCACCGAAAAATCTCTGCCAGGCGGCCAATGA
- a CDS encoding MotA/TolQ/ExbB proton channel family protein has translation MIDFFVKGGLLMWPILLCSILALSIAIQKSWEFYSVWKALSDDIETVLSKHLPYLEPIRDAIEAGRDEKEIGIIGTRQIRKMEKGLGMLSLIAVISPLLGLTGTVTGMIKAFQVIAASQTQVNPGMLAGGIWEALITTAAGLFVAIPTHVAGHFLEDRLDHIALIIKEAASYAFSRRRHGD, from the coding sequence ATGATCGATTTTTTTGTCAAAGGCGGGCTGCTCATGTGGCCCATCTTGCTGTGCTCCATCCTGGCGCTGTCCATTGCCATTCAGAAGAGCTGGGAATTCTACAGCGTATGGAAAGCGCTTTCAGACGATATCGAAACCGTTCTGTCGAAGCATCTGCCGTATCTGGAACCGATCCGGGATGCCATCGAAGCCGGCAGGGACGAGAAGGAAATCGGGATCATCGGCACACGGCAAATCCGGAAGATGGAAAAGGGCCTGGGCATGCTTTCCCTGATCGCGGTCATATCCCCGCTTCTCGGTTTGACCGGTACCGTCACCGGCATGATCAAAGCCTTTCAGGTCATTGCCGCAAGCCAGACCCAGGTCAACCCCGGGATGCTGGCCGGGGGAATCTGGGAGGCACTCATTACCACGGCAGCCGGGCTTTTCGTGGCCATTCCCACCCACGTGGCAGGGCATTTTCTGGAAGACCGGCTCGATCATATCGCGCTGATCATCAAAGAAGCGGCCTCTTACGCTTTCTCCCGGAGGCGTCATGGAGATTGA
- a CDS encoding energy transducer TonB has product MIKTWQCILLALVAHGLIFCLPLTPKASREPMPETIQLVITDPPPPPPPQDPITPMVTEPPRVSTPLKPLPVARKTAVKVAKQTVQPAREKQPEPTPLPKPEESEEFSPQTGKEPAPDPEPGIVSQPSAAASTTASSGPVSVASAGPPIESKIGAIGGPQFVHRSLPQYPRIARRMGVEGTVILRLAIDASGNLTSAEVVQSAGHGFDEEALRAVRQSRFAPAVRQGRPIPCLALLQIRFQLNTGD; this is encoded by the coding sequence ATGATCAAAACCTGGCAATGCATCCTGCTGGCCCTTGTGGCTCATGGGTTGATTTTTTGTCTGCCGCTCACGCCGAAGGCCTCACGAGAGCCCATGCCCGAAACGATTCAACTGGTCATTACGGATCCGCCGCCGCCGCCACCACCGCAAGACCCCATCACGCCCATGGTGACGGAACCGCCCCGGGTGAGCACACCCCTAAAACCACTTCCTGTCGCAAGAAAAACCGCAGTCAAGGTCGCCAAACAGACCGTACAGCCTGCTCGTGAAAAGCAACCGGAACCGACTCCTTTGCCGAAACCCGAAGAATCCGAAGAATTCTCCCCGCAAACGGGCAAGGAGCCTGCGCCAGACCCTGAGCCGGGAATCGTCTCACAGCCATCCGCCGCTGCTTCGACAACCGCATCCTCCGGCCCTGTCTCCGTTGCCTCGGCAGGTCCCCCCATCGAATCGAAAATCGGCGCCATTGGCGGGCCTCAATTCGTTCACCGCAGCCTTCCCCAATACCCCAGAATTGCGCGGCGAATGGGCGTGGAAGGAACGGTGATCCTTCGTCTGGCCATCGATGCAAGCGGGAATTTGACCAGTGCGGAAGTGGTTCAATCGGCGGGTCACGGCTTTGACGAAGAAGCCTTGCGGGCAGTGCGACAATCGCGATTCGCGCCTGCTGTCCGGCAAGGCCGTCCCATCCCCTGTCTTGCCCTGCTGCAAATCCGATTTCAACTGAATACCGGCGATTGA
- a CDS encoding sirohydrochlorin cobaltochelatase translates to MNSLKRFCCTILALLAALVLTTNTLAGHGEKRAAKQAILLTAFGTSVPQAQKAFDKIEAQARTTFPNTEIRWAFTSKIIRAKLAKQGKHLDSPEEALAKLMADHFTHVAVLSLQTIPGVEFHQLVQNASLFGQMSGGIEKIIVARPLLSSGKDMETVADVLLKNIPERKADDAVIFMGHGTEHHPSDAIYLAMNSIFQQKDPKAYVATVEGMLTVQDIIPKLKEQKVGKIYLVPLMLVAGDHAMNDMAGDEPESWKSILTKNGFVCEPVMKGTAEYPQIVDLWLDHLKTAMAHF, encoded by the coding sequence ATGAACAGTCTGAAACGTTTCTGTTGTACAATTCTGGCATTGCTCGCAGCTCTGGTTCTCACCACCAATACCCTGGCCGGCCATGGAGAAAAACGGGCGGCCAAACAGGCCATCCTGCTCACCGCCTTCGGCACCAGTGTTCCGCAAGCGCAGAAAGCCTTCGACAAAATCGAAGCCCAGGCCCGGACCACTTTCCCCAATACCGAAATCCGCTGGGCGTTCACCTCGAAAATCATTCGGGCCAAGCTCGCCAAACAGGGAAAACATCTCGATTCCCCGGAAGAAGCCCTTGCCAAGCTGATGGCGGATCATTTCACCCACGTCGCCGTATTGTCGCTGCAAACCATTCCGGGAGTCGAGTTCCACCAATTGGTACAGAATGCCTCCCTTTTCGGCCAAATGAGCGGCGGCATCGAAAAGATCATTGTCGCCAGACCGCTTCTGTCCTCCGGGAAAGACATGGAAACGGTTGCGGATGTTCTGCTCAAAAACATTCCGGAAAGAAAGGCCGACGATGCCGTGATTTTTATGGGGCACGGCACGGAACACCATCCATCGGATGCCATCTATCTGGCCATGAATTCAATTTTCCAGCAGAAGGACCCCAAGGCTTACGTGGCGACGGTGGAAGGAATGCTCACGGTCCAGGATATCATTCCCAAACTGAAGGAACAGAAGGTCGGGAAGATCTATCTTGTCCCCCTGATGCTGGTGGCCGGAGACCATGCGATGAACGATATGGCCGGGGATGAGCCTGAAAGCTGGAAATCCATCCTGACCAAAAACGGTTTTGTCTGTGAGCCTGTCATGAAGGGAACGGCGGAATATCCCCAGATCGTCGATCTCTGGCTGGACCATCTGAAAACGGCGATGGCCCATTTCTGA
- the trxA gene encoding thioredoxin, giving the protein MSNHVSEISDASFETDVLKNTGAVLVDFWAPWCGPCRALGPVVEELAGVYGNQVKFAKCNVDDNPVTPQQYGIRSIPTLIFFKNGKVVNQVVGVVAKAKLEEMIKTLA; this is encoded by the coding sequence ATGTCGAATCATGTTTCGGAAATTTCGGATGCTTCGTTTGAAACGGATGTTCTCAAGAACACGGGTGCAGTTCTGGTGGATTTCTGGGCTCCCTGGTGTGGACCATGTCGTGCGTTGGGACCAGTCGTGGAAGAGTTGGCCGGGGTTTATGGCAATCAGGTGAAATTTGCCAAATGCAATGTGGACGATAACCCGGTCACGCCTCAGCAATATGGGATTCGTTCCATACCCACGCTCATTTTTTTCAAGAACGGGAAGGTCGTCAACCAGGTAGTCGGTGTCGTAGCCAAGGCCAAGCTCGAAGAAATGATCAAGACACTGGCTTGA
- a CDS encoding outer membrane protein assembly factor BamD → MKRFVGLVVVGCLLLTGCSLFKSKEEKSAQELISEGMEDYSQKKYRASIESFQKLKDWYPFSKYAILAELKIADAYFQIEEYDKAISAYESFESLHPKNEATPYVIFQQGICQIQQMETIDRDQKAAKSAIEVFNRLKRQFPDDPNAKKADEYILRATRNLVAHEFIIGQFYYKSKHYEAARERFRGIISNYEDVGYHQKALDYLSKCDAKLARESARK, encoded by the coding sequence ATGAAACGATTTGTCGGCCTTGTGGTAGTCGGCTGCCTTCTGTTGACAGGATGCAGCCTTTTCAAGAGCAAAGAAGAAAAAAGCGCTCAGGAGCTGATTTCGGAAGGAATGGAAGATTATTCCCAAAAGAAATACCGCGCTTCCATCGAATCGTTTCAGAAGCTCAAGGACTGGTATCCATTCAGCAAATATGCCATTCTCGCGGAATTGAAAATCGCTGACGCCTATTTTCAGATCGAGGAATACGACAAGGCCATCTCGGCTTACGAAAGCTTCGAGTCCCTGCACCCAAAAAATGAAGCGACACCTTATGTCATCTTTCAGCAGGGCATTTGCCAGATTCAACAAATGGAAACCATCGACAGGGATCAAAAGGCTGCAAAGAGCGCTATTGAAGTATTCAACCGGCTCAAACGTCAGTTTCCCGATGATCCGAACGCCAAGAAAGCGGATGAGTATATCCTGAGGGCAACGCGGAATTTGGTTGCGCATGAATTCATTATCGGACAATTTTATTACAAGTCCAAACATTATGAAGCGGCCAGAGAGCGTTTTCGCGGTATTATCTCAAATTATGAAGATGTCGGATACCACCAGAAAGCGCTGGATTATCTATCCAAATGCGATGCGAAGCTGGCCAGGGAATCCGCCAGGAAATAG
- the mraZ gene encoding division/cell wall cluster transcriptional repressor MraZ, translating to MKKFRGNYSHTLDEKGRFILPSRFKEVLLESEAASVMMTRMDRCIFVYTIEEWEKIEDRITSLPTTSETMRRFRRIFIGGAFECPFDKQGRILIPVPLREYAQLDRDIVLVGEARYFEIWSKTLWENENLKMECDLAQPEARAEIAALGI from the coding sequence ATGAAAAAGTTTAGAGGTAATTATTCCCATACGTTAGATGAAAAAGGTCGGTTCATTCTGCCGAGCCGGTTCAAGGAAGTGCTTCTGGAAAGTGAAGCCGCTTCGGTCATGATGACCCGGATGGATCGGTGTATTTTCGTCTATACCATCGAGGAATGGGAAAAGATCGAGGATCGGATTACCTCTCTTCCGACAACCAGTGAAACGATGCGCCGGTTTCGGAGAATCTTTATCGGCGGAGCTTTTGAATGCCCATTCGACAAGCAGGGCAGGATTCTCATTCCCGTCCCGCTTCGGGAATATGCGCAGCTTGATCGGGATATCGTGCTGGTCGGTGAAGCCCGATATTTCGAAATCTGGTCCAAGACGCTGTGGGAAAACGAAAACCTCAAGATGGAATGCGACCTGGCGCAGCCTGAGGCGCGCGCAGAAATCGCGGCATTGGGAATTTGA